One Gossypium hirsutum isolate 1008001.06 chromosome A11, Gossypium_hirsutum_v2.1, whole genome shotgun sequence genomic window carries:
- the LOC107887753 gene encoding GDSL esterase/lipase At1g54790 isoform X1, whose translation MANTNTFLLQITTLFCLLFPVANSVVFNYPAIFNFGDSNSDTGELVAALGDILDLPNGQTYFKTPSGRFCDGRLTIDFLMDAMDLPFLNAYLDSIGLPSFHKGCNFAAAGSTIQPATAQSVSPFSFGVQVAQFVRFKARVLELLAKGKRLDKYLPAQDYFQKALYMFDIGQNDLAGAFYSKTLDQVLASIPTILIEFETGIKALYDQGARNFWIHNTGPLGCLAQNVAKFGTDASSLEEQGCVRKHNQAAKIFNLQLHALTKKLQGLYTDSNFTYVDIYTIKSNLIANYSKLGFEQPIMACCGFGGPPLNYDSRISCGKTKVINGATVTAKACNDSSEYVNWDGIHYSEAANQYVSSQILTGKYSDPPFSDKMPFLLSLKF comes from the exons ATGGCTAACACCAACACCTTCCTTCTCCAAATTACTACACTGTTTTGCCTGTTGTTTCCCGTAGCAAACTCAGTTGTTTTCAATTACCCTGCTATTTTCAACTTTGGTGATTCAAACTCAGACACAGGTGAACTTGTTGCAGCATTGGGAGATATCCTGGATCTTCCTAATGGTCAAACTTATTTCAAGACTCCTTCTGGCAGATTTTGTGATGGTCGCCTCACCATTGATTTCCTAA TGGATGCAATGGATCTGCCATTTTTAAATGCTTACCTGGATTCAATTGGCCTACCAAGTTTCCACAAAGGGTGCAATTTTGCAGCTGCAGGCTCAACCATCCAACCAGCTACTGCACAAAGTGTCAGTCCATTTTCATTTGGTGTTCAAGTGGCTCAGTTTGTAAGGTTCAAAGCTCGGGTTCTTGAATTGCTAGCCAAAG GTAAAAGACTTGATAAGTACCTTCCAGCACAAGATTATTTTCAGAAGGCGCTTTACATGTTCGATATAGGCCAGAATGATCTTGCTGGTGCCTTTTATTCCAAAACTTTGGATCAAGTACTTGCCTCAATTCCCACAATCTTAATAGAATTTGAAACTGGAATAAAG GCATTATATGATCAAGGGGCAAGGAACTTTTGGATACATAACACAGGACCTCTTGGATGCTTAGCTCAAAATGTCGCCAAATTCGGAACGGATGCATCTAGCCTTGAAGAGCAAGGGTGTGTTAGAAAGCATAACCAAGCTGCCAAAATCTTCAATCTGCAGCTTCATGCCCTTACTAAAAAATTGCAGGGCCTGTATACAGATTCGAATTTTACATACGTTGACATCTACACGATAAAGTCGAACCTTATAGCAAATTATTCTAAACTTG GATTTGAGCAGCCTATAATGGCTTGCTGTGGATTTGGTGGTCCACCTTTGAATTACGACAGCCGAATCTCATGCGGGAAAACTAAAGTCATTAACGGAGCCACAGTTACGGCCAAAGCATGCAATGATAGTTCTGAATATGTTAACTGGGATGGAATTCATTATTCAGAGGCTGCGAATCAGTATGTTTCATCTCAAATACTCACCGGAAAATACTCCGATCCACCCTTTTCAGACAAAATGCCATTCCTTCTTAGTCTCAAGTTCTGA
- the LOC107887770 gene encoding UPF0603 protein At1g54780, chloroplastic — METILSSHSLHPILNPKASISKNLLLPSQQPRPASLFLSKPITCTLKKPTSQSVKPSLAEPRNWFVHAQQGLAALAISLALNFSPVLYTGNAIASEFDVINEGPPKESYVVDDANVLSRVTKSDLKRLLSDLESRKNFHINFITVRKLTSKADAFEYADQVLERWYPTLEEGSNKGIVVLVTSQKEGAVTGGPAFVQAVGENILDATVTENLPVLATEEKYNEAVYSSAKRLVAAIDGLPDPGGPQVKDNKRESNFKSREETEEKRGQFSLVVGGLLVIAFVVPMAQYYAYVSKK; from the exons ATGGAAACAATTCTTTCTTCTCACTCCCTTCATCCAATCTTGAATCCCAAAGCATCCATTTCCAAGAACCTTTTGTTACCTTCACAGCAACCAAGACCAGCCTCTCTCTTTCTCTCAAAACCCATTACTTGTACCCTCAAGAAACCCACTTCCCAATCAGTAAAACCATCTTTGGCAGAACCCAGAAATTGGTTTGTTCATGCACAGCAAGGGCTAGCAGCATTAGCTATCTCTTTGGCACTCAATTTTTCTCCAGTTCTATACACTGGCAATGCAATTGCATCGGAATTTGATGTGATAAATGAGGGACCACCAAAGGAATCTTATGTAGTTGATGATGCTAATGTGCTTAGTCGAGTGACAAAATCTGATTTGAAGCGCCTTTTGTCTGATTTGGAGTCAAGGAAGAACTTCCACATCAATTTTATTACTGTTAGAAAGCTCACT AGCAAAGCTGATGCTTTTGAGTATGCTGACCAAGTTCTGGAGCGTTGGTATCCTACACTTGAAGAGGGTAGTAATAAAGGGATTGTTGTACTTGTTACGAGCCAAAAAGAAGGGGCGGTCACCGGTGGACCTGCATTCGTACAAGCTGTCGGAGAAAATATTCTCGATGCTACTGTGACTGAGAACCTTCCTG TTTTGGCTACGGAAGAAAAGTACAATGAAGCGGTTTATAGCAGTGCCAAAAGGTTAGTTGCCGCCATTGATGGACTGCCAGATCCTGGTGGCCCCCAGGTTAAGGACAACAAGCGGGAATCGAATTTTAAATCCAGGGAAGAGACCGAAGAGAAAAGAGGACAATTCAGTCTTGTAGTTGGAGGTTTGTTGGTGATTGCTTTTGTTGTTCCTATGGCACAATATTATGCCTATGTCTCCAAGAAGTAA
- the LOC107887753 gene encoding GDSL esterase/lipase At1g54790 isoform X2 — translation MASKPYILLVFIFLPFANSIHFKFPSIFNFGDSNSDTGELISAGIESLEPPHGQSYFQTPSGRYCDGRLIIDFLMDAMDLPFLNAYLDSIGLPSFHKGCNFAAAGSTIQPATAQSVSPFSFGVQVAQFVRFKARVLELLAKGKRLDKYLPAQDYFQKALYMFDIGQNDLAGAFYSKTLDQVLASIPTILIEFETGIKALYDQGARNFWIHNTGPLGCLAQNVAKFGTDASSLEEQGCVRKHNQAAKIFNLQLHALTKKLQGLYTDSNFTYVDIYTIKSNLIANYSKLGFEQPIMACCGFGGPPLNYDSRISCGKTKVINGATVTAKACNDSSEYVNWDGIHYSEAANQYVSSQILTGKYSDPPFSDKMPFLLSLKF, via the exons ATGGCTTCCAAGCCTTACATTCTCTTGGTGTTCATCTTCTTGCCTTTTGCCAATTCCATTCACTTCAAATTCCCTTCTATTTTCAACTTTGGAGATTCTAATTCTGACACTGGTGAGCTTATTTCTGCCGGTATTGAGAGCCTTGAGCCACCTCATGGTCAAAGTTACTTTCAAACACCCTCTGGGAGATATTGTGATGGCCGTCTAATCATTGATTTTCTCA TGGATGCAATGGATCTGCCATTTTTAAATGCTTACCTGGATTCAATTGGCCTACCAAGTTTCCACAAAGGGTGCAATTTTGCAGCTGCAGGCTCAACCATCCAACCAGCTACTGCACAAAGTGTCAGTCCATTTTCATTTGGTGTTCAAGTGGCTCAGTTTGTAAGGTTCAAAGCTCGGGTTCTTGAATTGCTAGCCAAAG GTAAAAGACTTGATAAGTACCTTCCAGCACAAGATTATTTTCAGAAGGCGCTTTACATGTTCGATATAGGCCAGAATGATCTTGCTGGTGCCTTTTATTCCAAAACTTTGGATCAAGTACTTGCCTCAATTCCCACAATCTTAATAGAATTTGAAACTGGAATAAAG GCATTATATGATCAAGGGGCAAGGAACTTTTGGATACATAACACAGGACCTCTTGGATGCTTAGCTCAAAATGTCGCCAAATTCGGAACGGATGCATCTAGCCTTGAAGAGCAAGGGTGTGTTAGAAAGCATAACCAAGCTGCCAAAATCTTCAATCTGCAGCTTCATGCCCTTACTAAAAAATTGCAGGGCCTGTATACAGATTCGAATTTTACATACGTTGACATCTACACGATAAAGTCGAACCTTATAGCAAATTATTCTAAACTTG GATTTGAGCAGCCTATAATGGCTTGCTGTGGATTTGGTGGTCCACCTTTGAATTACGACAGCCGAATCTCATGCGGGAAAACTAAAGTCATTAACGGAGCCACAGTTACGGCCAAAGCATGCAATGATAGTTCTGAATATGTTAACTGGGATGGAATTCATTATTCAGAGGCTGCGAATCAGTATGTTTCATCTCAAATACTCACCGGAAAATACTCCGATCCACCCTTTTCAGACAAAATGCCATTCCTTCTTAGTCTCAAGTTCTGA